A genome region from Methylorubrum populi includes the following:
- a CDS encoding glycoside hydrolase/phage tail family protein, translated as MATLVLQTAGEAVGNALGGPIGGMIGRVVGAAGGAALDGALFGAGTSPRFVEGPRLTELGGLTSTEGAPVPRVYGRARIGGTLLWATRPLEVANTTVERAASGSKGGAGGQKTVRTAYSYFANIAVGLCAGEIALVRRIWADGTELDLTSLNLRIHPGSAAQAADPLIVAKEGAENAPAYRGLAYVVFERLPLAAFGNRIPQFAFEVIRPIAGLGSRIRAVCLIPGSTEFGLDPLSVSEDAGFGSTKPANLFQLQGTSDVLASLDALQALCPRLKRVSVVVSWFGDDLRAGHCTVTPRVEAAAKATTGEPWAVAGLTRATARSVSRSGDTAAYGGTPADAGLGRLVAELTRRGLAVVLYPFVMMDVPAGNALPDPRNPAGRQPPYPWRGRITCDPAPDQPGSPDGTQAAADQVAAFFEGPQGYRAMIGHYADLAAGWAAAGATLAGFVLGSEFVGLTRVRGPGGSYPAVDRLRRLAAEIRTRLGSGVSLVYAADWTEYGAHVRGGGASVRFPLDPLFADSAVDAVGIDYYPPLSDWRDGPDHRDAAEAAEIYDRAYLKGRLGAGEAFDWYYASPEDRVAQIRTPITDGAYGKPWIYRAKDLVAWWSNPHVEREGGVETGPTAWAPRAKPIWLTEIGIPAVDRGTNGPNVFPDPKSSEDARPPFSRGTRDDLIQARGLDAILSRFDPAGLDFEPAHNPVSPVYGGRMIAPEDIYVWAWDARPFPAFPDFTGVWSDAANWALGHWITGRIEGLELDRLIGAILADLGIAAPSAIEAAGFLDGYVLDRPLSAREALEPLTRLFGLDVADSAGSLRIAGTRADAPTVIEAGDLVLAEDEDAPLRRVRAQESELPRSVEIGISDGESPDYRRATAAAARPAGARRRETRIDAAIVTRREAAQGLAESVLDAALAARDGAGFRLSPRRIDLEPGDRVRLPGETRGTLHRVARIDDAPTGRRIETRAVPLLRRDPVPAAPVPRPGRTPPALAGPVFALPLVLPVERGNPVPLSYLAVAADPWPGAVAVWRAAGEGAPFLPHRTLDHPACLGRTLNPLAPGPLWRFDRNARLDVALRHAEGLSAIGEAAALAGGNLFALVGGDGAVEILSAARAELIGGGTWRLSGLLRGLAGSEAAAGRQAGAGSLIVRLDDGAVAPLVERLDEAGRRFLYRVGPAERDPADPAFVGFAATAGLAAFAPLSPVHLRARREAGGLRLSWTRRARRDADAWEPADVPLGEGAEAYRLDILAEDGRVLRRLASASPDALYAGADEIADFGAPRTEIAFAVAQVGTLAGPGPARRARVSVRT; from the coding sequence ATGGCGACGCTCGTGCTTCAGACGGCCGGCGAGGCGGTCGGCAACGCACTCGGCGGCCCCATCGGCGGGATGATCGGCCGGGTCGTCGGCGCGGCCGGCGGAGCGGCCCTCGACGGCGCCCTGTTCGGCGCCGGCACCAGCCCGCGCTTCGTCGAGGGGCCGCGGCTGACCGAACTCGGCGGCCTCACCTCCACCGAGGGAGCGCCGGTGCCCCGCGTCTACGGCCGCGCCCGCATCGGCGGCACCCTGCTGTGGGCGACGCGGCCGCTGGAGGTCGCCAACACCACCGTCGAGCGCGCCGCCTCCGGCTCGAAGGGCGGAGCCGGCGGCCAGAAGACGGTGCGCACCGCCTACAGCTACTTCGCGAACATCGCCGTCGGCCTCTGCGCCGGCGAGATCGCCTTGGTGCGGCGGATCTGGGCCGACGGCACCGAACTCGACCTGACGTCCCTCAACCTCCGCATTCATCCCGGCAGCGCGGCGCAAGCGGCCGACCCGCTCATCGTCGCCAAGGAGGGCGCGGAGAACGCACCGGCCTATCGCGGGCTCGCCTACGTCGTGTTCGAGCGGCTGCCGCTCGCCGCCTTCGGCAACCGCATTCCGCAGTTCGCCTTCGAGGTGATCCGCCCGATCGCGGGGCTCGGCAGCAGGATCCGCGCGGTCTGCCTGATCCCCGGCTCGACCGAGTTCGGGCTCGACCCGCTTTCCGTCAGCGAGGATGCGGGATTCGGCTCAACGAAGCCGGCTAATCTATTTCAGTTGCAGGGGACGAGCGACGTGCTCGCCTCCCTCGACGCGCTCCAGGCGCTCTGTCCGCGGCTGAAGCGGGTCTCGGTGGTCGTGAGCTGGTTCGGCGACGACCTGCGCGCCGGCCATTGCACGGTGACGCCGCGGGTCGAGGCTGCGGCCAAGGCGACGACGGGGGAGCCCTGGGCGGTCGCCGGGTTGACCCGCGCGACGGCGCGATCCGTCTCGCGCTCCGGCGACACCGCAGCCTATGGCGGCACGCCCGCCGATGCCGGTCTCGGCCGGCTGGTGGCGGAATTGACCCGCCGCGGCCTCGCGGTCGTGCTCTATCCCTTCGTGATGATGGACGTGCCGGCGGGCAACGCCCTGCCCGACCCGCGCAATCCGGCGGGCCGGCAGCCCCCCTATCCCTGGCGCGGGCGCATCACCTGCGATCCCGCCCCCGATCAACCCGGCAGCCCGGATGGTACGCAGGCGGCGGCGGATCAGGTCGCGGCCTTCTTCGAGGGGCCGCAGGGCTACCGGGCGATGATCGGGCATTATGCCGATCTCGCCGCGGGCTGGGCGGCGGCGGGTGCGACGCTCGCCGGATTCGTCCTCGGCAGCGAGTTCGTGGGCCTTACGCGGGTGCGCGGGCCGGGCGGCTCCTATCCGGCCGTGGACCGGCTTCGCCGGCTCGCCGCGGAGATCCGCACCCGGCTCGGGAGCGGCGTGAGCCTCGTCTACGCCGCCGACTGGACCGAGTACGGCGCCCATGTCCGCGGGGGCGGCGCCTCCGTGCGCTTCCCCCTCGACCCGCTGTTCGCCGATTCCGCCGTCGACGCGGTCGGCATCGACTACTACCCGCCGCTCTCGGACTGGCGCGACGGTCCCGATCACCGCGACGCGGCCGAAGCCGCCGAGATCTACGACCGCGCCTATCTCAAGGGACGCCTCGGCGCGGGCGAGGCCTTCGACTGGTACTATGCCAGCCCCGAGGACCGGGTTGCGCAGATCCGCACGCCGATCACCGACGGCGCCTACGGCAAGCCCTGGATCTACCGGGCCAAGGATCTGGTCGCGTGGTGGTCGAACCCGCATGTCGAGCGGGAGGGCGGGGTCGAGACCGGGCCGACCGCCTGGGCGCCGAGGGCGAAGCCGATCTGGCTCACCGAGATCGGCATTCCCGCGGTCGATCGCGGCACCAACGGGCCCAACGTGTTCCCCGACCCGAAATCCTCGGAGGATGCCCGCCCGCCCTTCTCCCGCGGCACCCGCGACGACCTGATCCAGGCCCGCGGCCTCGACGCGATCCTTTCGCGGTTCGATCCGGCGGGGCTTGATTTCGAGCCGGCTCATAATCCGGTGTCGCCGGTCTATGGCGGGCGGATGATCGCGCCCGAGGACATCTATGTCTGGGCCTGGGACGCGCGCCCCTTTCCCGCCTTTCCCGACTTCACGGGCGTCTGGTCGGACGCCGCCAACTGGGCGCTCGGCCACTGGATCACCGGCCGCATCGAGGGGCTGGAACTCGACCGGCTGATCGGCGCGATCCTGGCCGATCTCGGGATCGCGGCGCCCTCCGCCATCGAGGCCGCCGGCTTCCTCGACGGTTACGTCCTCGACCGGCCGCTCTCGGCCCGCGAGGCGCTCGAGCCGCTCACACGGCTGTTCGGTCTCGACGTGGCGGACTCCGCCGGGAGCCTGCGCATCGCCGGCACGCGGGCCGACGCCCCAACCGTGATCGAAGCCGGCGATCTCGTCCTCGCGGAGGACGAGGATGCGCCCTTGCGTCGGGTGCGGGCGCAGGAGAGCGAATTGCCCCGCTCCGTCGAGATCGGCATCAGCGACGGCGAGAGCCCGGATTACCGCCGGGCCACCGCCGCCGCCGCGCGCCCGGCCGGCGCGCGGCGGCGGGAGACCCGCATCGACGCGGCGATCGTCACGCGGCGGGAGGCGGCCCAGGGGCTCGCGGAGAGCGTCCTCGACGCGGCACTCGCCGCCCGCGACGGCGCGGGCTTCCGGCTGAGCCCGCGCCGGATCGATCTGGAGCCCGGCGACCGCGTGCGGCTGCCGGGCGAGACGCGCGGCACGCTCCACCGCGTCGCCCGGATCGACGACGCCCCGACGGGGCGCCGGATCGAGACGCGGGCGGTGCCGCTCCTCAGGCGCGATCCCGTCCCCGCCGCACCCGTCCCCCGGCCCGGCCGGACGCCGCCGGCCCTGGCCGGACCGGTCTTCGCCCTGCCGCTCGTCCTGCCGGTCGAGCGCGGCAACCCGGTGCCGCTCTCCTACCTCGCGGTCGCCGCCGATCCCTGGCCCGGCGCGGTCGCGGTCTGGCGCGCGGCCGGGGAGGGAGCGCCGTTCCTGCCCCACCGCACCCTCGACCATCCCGCCTGCCTCGGCCGCACGCTGAACCCGCTCGCCCCCGGCCCGCTCTGGCGCTTCGACCGCAATGCGCGGCTCGACGTCGCCCTGCGCCACGCCGAGGGACTGAGTGCGATCGGCGAGGCCGCCGCGCTCGCCGGCGGCAACCTGTTCGCCCTCGTCGGCGGCGACGGGGCGGTCGAGATCCTGTCCGCCGCCCGGGCCGAGCTGATCGGGGGCGGGACGTGGCGGCTCTCCGGCCTGCTGCGGGGGCTCGCCGGCAGCGAGGCCGCCGCGGGCCGGCAGGCGGGGGCGGGGAGCCTGATCGTGCGCCTCGACGACGGCGCCGTCGCGCCGCTGGTCGAGCGTCTCGACGAGGCGGGCCGCCGCTTCCTCTACCGGGTCGGCCCGGCCGAGCGCGACCCGGCCGATCCGGCCTTCGTCGGCTTCGCCGCGACGGCGGGCCTGGCGGCCTTCGCGCCGTTGAGCCCGGTCCACCTGCGCGCCCGGCGGGAGGCCGGCGGCCTCCGCCTGAGCTGGACCCGCCGGGCGCGGCGCGACGCCGATGCCTGGGAGCCGGCCGACGTGCCGCTCGGCGAGGGCGCGGAAGCCTACCGCCTCGACATCCTCGCCGAGGACGGGCGCGTCCTGCGCCGCCTCGCCAGCGCGAGCCCGGACGCGCTCTACGCGGGCGCGGACGAGATCGCCGATTTCGGGGCGCCGCGCACCGAGATCGCCTTCGCCGTGGCGCAGGTCGGCACGCTTGCCGGCCCCGGACCCGCCCGCCGCGCGCGGGTGAGCGTGCGCACCTGA
- a CDS encoding NlpC/P60 family protein, producing MDGPAPLAERIVAEAREWAGTPYRHQASLKGVGCDCLGLLRGVWRAVLGPEPEEAPPYAASWAESASVGSDPLLAAARRHLVPVTEPLPGYGPRAGDVLLFAFRAHLPAKHCAIATGPAAMIHAHDGAAVTEVALTPWWRRHLAHAFRFPDPP from the coding sequence ATGGACGGGCCAGCACCGCTCGCCGAGCGCATCGTGGCGGAGGCCCGCGAATGGGCCGGCACGCCCTACCGGCACCAGGCCTCGCTGAAGGGCGTCGGCTGCGACTGCCTCGGCCTGCTCCGCGGCGTCTGGCGGGCGGTGCTCGGACCCGAGCCGGAGGAGGCGCCGCCCTATGCCGCCTCCTGGGCCGAATCCGCGTCCGTCGGCAGCGACCCGCTGCTCGCCGCCGCGCGCCGCCATCTCGTGCCGGTCACCGAGCCGCTGCCGGGTTACGGGCCGCGTGCGGGCGACGTGCTGCTCTTCGCCTTCCGTGCGCATTTGCCGGCAAAACACTGCGCCATCGCCACGGGACCGGCGGCGATGATCCACGCCCATGACGGCGCGGCGGTGACGGAGGTCGCCCTGACCCCATGGTGGCGGCGCCACCTCGCCCACGCCTTCCGCTTTCCCGATCCGCCCTGA